Genomic DNA from Prevotella intermedia ATCC 25611 = DSM 20706:
GTATGCGTTTGGGTATCAGCGAAAGAAGAATGCAGACGATGTATAGGTCGAAAAACAGTTCCAACCATAAGTTTCCATATACCGATGCGTCCTCTCGATTGGTAGGAAGTTCCGCATAAGAAACAACGATACCAACGAGATACATAAAGAAGAAAAAGCAGAAATTGCTCCTGATAGGGTAGCTTACTTTCTCTAAAACTTTGGAAACAACGCTTAAAACATTCATTTTCTATACTTTGGGGACAAAGGTACGGCAAAAAATAGGATTAATCAAGTTTTACTACCTAATTATCTTCTTTCGCTATATAAGCAGCTTTGAATGTAGCGTGTTTTATTTTCAGTGGTTGCATACCTTCATTTGTTAAAGTCTGAATATTCGTTAAAACGACTCCGGAACTGTTAAATTTCAAAGCCTCAACTTCCGAATTACGGGCACTTTTCTGCACTTCAAATTATTTATTTGCAAATAACGCCATTATTTGCGTGCTACCATAAGTGCTTCGTTCATAGCTTCTTGCAAGCTTATAGGGTAGTGTTGTGCAACGAAACCATACCTTTTATGTTGTAACATCTATAATCTTATACTTGATATAATAAATCAACTAATAGCACGTTATTATAACAGAGTTTATAAAGAAAAGCTACCGTTATGGTATCAAAATAACAGTAGCTTTGATAAGACTCTTACCCCTATTGCGGTAGGGTAAAGGTGTTTTATATTTCATTTCATGGATGTCTTTGTTAGACATCCATTTTTAATCCCCTTTCTTATGAATATGAGGTTTCAAAGAAGGTGTATTTCCAGGTGTCTGCTTATTGTCTCTTTGACGTCTGTCAGGCTTTCCTGTTGTAACAGCAATTCTTTTTGGTCCTGGTTTAATTCCCATAGATTAAATTTCTAAAATTTGACATGTGAACTCCCCCTTTTATAATGGAGTTGAAGCTCCACTATCTTATATCGAAAGATTAGTAGAAACGTTGCATACTATTAGGTTTTCGGCAAGCAAGTGCCTATGATACCTTGCTAAATAATTGCAATAACTATACCAAATAAAGATTCTGATAATCATATCATATTTCCGTGCCAACCTGTCAGTTGTTTTTTAAACTATCCAACTATAATCTAAATATGGATTTAATCAAAAGCATACATATTTCTTCTGTAGAAGAAGCTGAGGAATTTCTAAAATCAGAGATAAGCGTCAATTCTCTATTTGGAGAGTTAAAGCATGCCCCTGTATTAAAGAGCCATGGTCTGACCAAACAAAATGTTCAAACCAAGATAAATAAGATTTTCAGAGAAGTAAATTCTAACCATCTGATAATAGATTTAAAGGCTGATAATACGGAAATGTTACTAAGGCATTTAAGGCGTTATTTCCGAAACGTAAGGTAACTTTAGAGTTAATAGAAGATAAGGCTACTCGCAATCAGCAAACCACTACCTATGATATAATAGTACAGAAAGTTGGCACGTTTCATATATCGGTTAAAGTAAAAAACTCTGTATTTGAAATATGCCGTGTAACTTATGACTTATTGCATGGGACGAGTGGTATCTTGATAGACAACACGGAAAGTAAGGATTTGAAAATAACTTCAAAGAATAATTCTGCGTTGTTTGTGAATAACCTTATCTATACCCCCAAAAAAGGTTTGAAGATAGAAAAACTACCTTAATCTTCTTTGTCTAACTGCTTTTGGTAATCGTATGCTATCTTTTCTATCCAATTCCATTCAGGACTGGTAAACTCCCAAAGGTTGTAGATTTGATTAAGCGCACTTCGGATTCCACAATTTCTGACAAGATTGGTAATAAAGCGTTTACCAGCTTCTATATTTCCCTCATCTAAACGGCGAATTTCTTTTTTCGTTTCCAATAGTTCTCCACTTAAAGATGTAGAGTGCTTAGGAGCATAGCCTGAGATGAAAGTGATCCAGCCACCATAAGTGCCAAAAGTAATGCGATAGGTTTCCAATCCTAAGCCAATCCCCATAACGGCATTTTTAGCATGAGATGCTGCACTTTTAACCTGCGTTTTGGGATTAGACTTTCTGTAAGTCTTACGTTTCTGACCGAATGACGGAATTACCAAACAAGTCGTCATGACGAATAATAAAAGACGTTTCTTCATAAATAGCGAATTTTTACGAGTTGAACAATGTTATAGAATAAAAGAAACATGGACTGCACCCATGCAACTCGTATGGTATCGCCAAACACCAGTATGTACACACAGATAACAGCCCATGTAAAGGGTTGTCTGTGCTTGTACGTACATACTTACAGGTTCAAATTGGCGATTTTAACGAGTATAAAGCACGTCCAAATTTCTAAATTCTGATGCAAATATACAAAATCTTTTGAACTTAATACTAAGTTCCTTGCAAAACTAAGACCTATGAGGCTTTCTTTTCTTCAAACATTTAGATACAGCTTCACTGAAATCAACATCCGACTTAATACTCTTCATATATTCTTCAGACATCGTATCAAGCGGATTCCATTCTTCTTTCTTTTTACTCATAACTTCTGAATTAACTGGTTGTATGTAATATGACCGCCAAGGTGAAGAAAATAATCTCCAAAGCGTTCATATTCTTTAACCCTGCGGGTGTTGTATCTGAAAGAAAACTCGTCAAAGTATCTTTGCACGTGTTTCCTGCTAAGATAGTTGTAAGTTCCTATGATAGCTCGTTTGCAGTAGTTACTCCAGAAAGCCTCAATGGTGTTTGTATAAACCCCACCATCAGCAACGTAAATACCATGTCCGTGGTCAACAACAGCATACCTATATACTTTTTGAATGGTCTTATACCCAACCTACTCGTCCATATAGAGCATTACATTTCTTTCTACGTTTCTAAGTATCGGAGCTGTAAGCTGTTTGTAAGATATATTCCGAACGACTTTGCAAATGACTCTGCCGCCACGTTCAAGCATACCTAATACAGGAACTTTATCAACAAAAGACCTGCCTTGGCATTTCTTAGCTTTCTTGTTCCAATGACGGTTCTTGTTCTTTCCGCCAACAAACGTCTCGTCAAATTCCACTTCACCTGTAAGTTTATCCGATATCCGTTTTGTAAAAGTCTCACGTATGCGTTGTGTCAGGAACCAGGCTGTCTTCTGTGTTATGTGTATGTCTTTAGCGAGTTGCATGGAAGAAACACCTTTCTTATTGGAAGTAAGCATATAGATAGCCATAAACCATTTTTTTAATGGTAGTTTCGAACTTTCAAAGATAGTTCCAATCCTTGCGTTGAAGTTCTTACCAGAGTTCTTACATCTGTATGAGCCGTCATTTCTCTTATATACTTTTGAGGCAGGGGAGAAAGGAGAAATGACATTTCCATTCCAGCGGATTTGCTCAAGAAATCTAATGCAGGACTTTTCCGTTGGAAATGCTGCTTGCAAATCGAACAGGGAATTGAATTTCAATGTAAAGTTTCTCATATTCCAAAGCGTTTTGTTCTTTGGAATGAGTAACTTTGATGACTTTTGGGAATATGGTAAATTAGTGTTTAATACGTTAATCTTTTTAGAGCGTTATCTCTATTTGAACATTACAAATTCTTTGCGAAAAGGTATTAACATAAACTTTCTTAAAGATTATTCTACTCAAGGTTTATATAGAAGAATGGCTACAAAAGTAGGTTGAGCTGTATCATCAACGCTATGCCTGTCGCCTAAAATAAAACGTAGTTTCTATGAACGATAATATTACTTGAAACACCTTACAGTATACAGCTACTACCGACCATCCATGTTGAGGCGAATAGTCGAAGTAACTGTATTGGAACACTAATCTATATTTCAAGATGTATTAAAGTAATTGTTCATAGAAAACTACGTTTTCTTTACTTATAGCAGGTAAGAAGAGTAAGCTGATGAGATTTAACAAATATTACAAAAAAAAACAGCTGTCTGAATTGTACAATTATAAAAGTAGGGGTAGTATTATATATAATCACCTAAACAAATTGTTGTGATTAGCTTTAAAATTAGTATCTTTGCATTGGCAAATACAACACCCACAATAAGAAGAACTACTATCTGCCTGTTGTGATTAGCTTTAAAATTAGTATCTTTGCATTGGTAAATACAACTAGCAATGGTGCTATAATATCCTCCAGGCTGTTGTGATTAGCTTTAAAATTAGTATCTTTGCATTGGTAAATACAACTTGTTGTGTAAAGGAATCGGGTTAAAACCCGTTGTGATTAGCTTTAAAATTAGTATCTTTGCATTGGTAAATACAACCCAATGATGTGAGCGTGTCTACAGCCGTGTGTTGTGATTAGCTTTAAAATTAGTATCTTTGCATTGGTAAATACAACAACGTATTCAGTACCTAAAAAACCTAATACGTTGTGATTAGCTTTAAAATTAGTATCTTTGCATTGGTAAATACAACGATATCCTAGGTGCTTATAATGATGCCAGAGGTTGTGATTAGCTTTAAAATTAGTATCTTTGCATTGGTAAATACAACCCCTCTGAAATTTTATTGAAAACTATACACGTTGTGATTAGCTTTAAAATTAGTATCTTTGCATTGGTAAATACAACAACTTCCATTTTCATAATGTGTTACTCCTTGTTGTGATTAGCTTTAAAATTAGTATCTTTGCATTGGTAAATACAACGGGGGCTATACACGCCCCCACGTTGTTTTAGTTGTGATTAGCTTTAAAATTAGTATCTTTGCATTGGTAAATACAACACAAAGACGCTGAAAATAACCGTCTTGCCTGTTGTGATTAGCTTTAAAATTAGTATCTTTGCATTGGTAAATACAACTCGTCCACTTTATGCCCTTGTAGTTCCTGTGTTGTGATTAGCTTTAAAATTAACGTGAGTTCGATATAAGAAAGTTGTTTTAAAAGTTGTAGGAGTGGAGTATTTTTTGTACCTTTATACTTGTAAATAAAAGAGTTACAAACAAATACCCACTCCTATGACTGATACAAATTTAATAGAAATATTCTGTATATTCGACGATTTTTGCAAGTATTTTACTCCTGAGTTGAAAAAACATACGCTTCAGGTACCCGGCAAGCGGCACCGCAACCGTGCTTCCCGTATGTCGGACAGTGAAATCATGACCATTCTGGTCCTGTTCCACACCCACCGTTTCCGAGACCTAAAGTCCTTCTATCTGGGCTATATCTGCCAGCATATGCGTGGAGAGTTCCCACATCGGATTTCCTACAACCGCTTCGTCGAGCGGCAGGCACAGGTCGCACTGCACCTGTTGCTGTTTCTCCAGACATGTGCACTGGGCAAGTGTTCAAGCATATCCATCATTGATTCCACACCACTGGCTTCCTGCCACATCAAGCGTGAGCGGCAGCACAGGACCATGAGGGGCTGGGCGGCAAAGGGAAAGTGCACCATGGGCTGGTTCTACGGATTCAAGCTACATCTTGTCATCAATGACAAGGGAGAGATTATCCAGTGGAAGCTCACGCCAGGAAACGTAGATGACAGGGAGCCATTGAAGGATAAACGCTTCACCGAGAGGTTGTTTGGAAAACTCTTTGCAGACAGGGGGTATATCAGTCAGAACCTCTTTGAGATGCTCTTTGTGGACAATATACATTTGGTGACCAAGATAAAGAAGAACATGAAGAACTCACTGATGAGCCTGTATGATAAGTTGTTGCTCAGAAAACGTTCTGTCATTGAGACAGTGAACGATGAACTGAAGAATGTATGTCAGATAGAACACACCAGACATCGCTCTTTTGATAACTTTGCAACAAATCTGATAGCAGGACTCATTGCATACAATCTGTTGCCAAAGAAGCCAGAAATGAACATAGAGATAATTGATAAAAGCAGGATAATTGCATAGAGCTTATATCGAACTCACGTTAAAATTAGTATCTTTGCATTGGTAAATACAACTGAATTAAAAGAACGTGGAATAATG
This window encodes:
- a CDS encoding IS982 family transposase; its protein translation is MTDTNLIEIFCIFDDFCKYFTPELKKHTLQVPGKRHRNRASRMSDSEIMTILVLFHTHRFRDLKSFYLGYICQHMRGEFPHRISYNRFVERQAQVALHLLLFLQTCALGKCSSISIIDSTPLASCHIKRERQHRTMRGWAAKGKCTMGWFYGFKLHLVINDKGEIIQWKLTPGNVDDREPLKDKRFTERLFGKLFADRGYISQNLFEMLFVDNIHLVTKIKKNMKNSLMSLYDKLLLRKRSVIETVNDELKNVCQIEHTRHRSFDNFATNLIAGLIAYNLLPKKPEMNIEIIDKSRIIA